In Rodentibacter haemolyticus, the DNA window TCAGATCGAGAGCTTGAACACGGCAAAACTTATCGGCAAAGTAAATAGCGGTCAAATTCAAAATATCAATGCTAACCAAATCAACGGTAGCATTCAGGCAAATCAACTTGCTGCCGGTGCGGTCACAACAGCAAAATTGGCGGCCGGGGCAGTAGTTGCCGATAAACTTGCTGCGAACTCGGTGAGTGCAGGTGCATTACAAGCCGGTGCGGTGAGAGCAAATCACGTGGCCGCAGGGGAGTTAACTGCGGACAAACTTGCCATTGGGCTTGGTGGGAATTTACTGTATAACCCGATTTTTGCTAATAATGGGAACGGTTGGTTTATGTATGTTGATACTCAAAATATTGATAACAACGGTTGGCGATTTGACAACGAAACAGGGATTTACCAAGGCGGCGCATATTTACCAACCGAATTAAAATTCAGATGGCAGCTCGAACGAAAAAATCTGAATGTCGGTAATGTGAGGCTTGGTGGGCTTTATCAAGATATTAAATTGGTAAAAAATAAATATTATTGCTTTTCTGCTTATGTGGGTGGGCATAGGAGTTTTACTGATTTAAATATTGAGCAAGGTGCAGTTCAAATAATCAAACGTTCTTGGGGCGGGCGCGGAGTAAATGGCGGTTATGGTAATAACAATATTGACACCGGTATCGAAAATGACAGACGTATTTTTGTTATTTTCAAAGCGACAGGTGATAACGCCAATTATCGCCTTATCATAAATATGTGGGCGGAAGGGGCAAACCAATCCCCATTTATTGCTATTCGCCGTCCAATGCTCGAAGAATGCACCGAACATACCAAAAGCCCAAGCCCTTGGCAGAATGCCGGTGTTACTGCGATTCATGGTGGCTCAATTGTGACGCAAAGTATCACCACTCAGCAAATTGCTGCTAATGCCATTACGGCTAATCAGCTTGCGGCAGGTGTGGTAGCTGCCAGACATATTGCGGCAAATAGTATTAATAGCGGGCATATTGTCTCTAAATCGATTTCTGTCGATAAGCTGAATGTGAGTCACTTGTCGGCTATTAGTGCTGATTTGGGAGATATTAGAGGTGGTTCGATTAATATCAATAATCGATTTAAAGTTGGACGTGATGGCGTAATGGAAATGCGAGCTAATCAAGGTAATGTTGGGCTTGTCATAAATAATAACCAAATTATTGTTTATGATATCCAAGGAAGACCGAGACTTAAAATAGGAAAATTACGATGATTTATATGTTGATGATTGTTTTTATTGCCGTAGCTTTTACTACGGCTTTCTTTTTTAAAAAAAGAAAAAATAAAAAACTACAAAAAGGTGGTAGCGAAATGTACGGAATAGAAGTCTATGAAAACGGAAAGACTTTTGATATTGCAAACAAAACTGTTTTGCTTGTCGATAAATTTACAGTACCGTACGGACAGAATGGGAGCAGATCTTATGAGGGCAACGTATTGACTGCACTCTATACCGTATCTGGCGATTTTGCATTTGGAAATGATAGTTTATTACCGAAATTCCGAATCGATGGAAAAACCGTTCATTGGGAGTGGGTGCGCTGTCGAAATAGACCGTACAGTAATAATATTACAGTTTTAGTTTTGGGGTGAGTTATGGATAAATATGGAATACATCTATTTGGGAAAAATTTTTCAATGACCGATGAAAAATTACTTGTAACTGTTCTTGACATTGACGTTTCGGGTCAATTAACTCAAGGTTGGTGGGATTTACCTAACACCGAGATTTTAAATACAAATGATTATTCCGAAGATGAAGTGCTTGTTTTCGCAAATAGAAATTTCATTAAGTATTTTGACGGTATTAGAACTGCATCATGGGGAGGGACTAAGCATAAAGGCGTGTTTAATTATCACCGACCTGTCATTCGCAAAAAAGGTAACCATTTTCAGATAAGAATAGTGAGCAATATTGAGCGATATTTTCTCGATTCAGGTACCGGATATAAAACGCCTTGGGAGGGTGTAAAACTAAAAGATGTGCTCTATTATGGGCTGAGGGATAAGGCTAACCTTCAAAATGCAAGGCTTAGATTAAAAATAGTTGTCCCGCTAAAAAAAATAGATAATATCCCTGAGTATGGGATTGCAGTCTATGATGAAAACGGAAACTGTAAATATTGCAACAGCACAGATGGTTATGCGAGGCAGATACGTATACATCATACGGGAATAAGCTCTTTTAGTAGCAATAAATTTGATACGAATGAGATCAATGATTATTATAGTAGGGCGTTAACAACGAAGCTTAATGCAAATGAATATGTATTAATGACACCGCTTGGGTATTTTGATAGCTGTTATCAGTATGCCGGGGGGCGAGGACATTTTATGTCAGGAGAAATTTTACCAGCAATTGCGGAAGATGGAACGGTCTCGGTTACTGCATTCACTGAGTTTTCCGTAATACCAAAACAAAAAAGAGCTTTTCCATCTCAAGCTAGTGATGAATATACTAATGATAGTATTATAAATCCTATATTATTAATCGCTGAATTTTAATTTATCTTGGATAAATATGATGGATTAAAAATCATTCAAACCGACCGCACTTTTACGTGCGGTTTTTTATTATCTATAACACAGGAGAGTCTTATGACGACATTTAACAAAATTTTAAATCCAATGTATTCGGCAATTGCGAATTATTCAACTCAAGATGACGGGGCAATTAATGCCAAATATGTGATTGGCACAGGTTCGGATAATGAGGGGGCAGTCACCGACTTTACACCGATTATCAGCGAATACAAATACATTGAGGCAACCGCAGCACAAACTTTGAGTAATGCACCGCTGACGAAAGACGATCTCGGCAAATCGCCGCAGCAAATTATGTTAGATCGGATTTATACCCACCTCAAAGAAACAGGGCAAATTCTGGTATGAAAAAACAAGATATTCAATTTGTACGGGGCGATGATTATTCGCTCCGTTTTCGTTTAGTGCCACCGGTAGATTTGATGGGCTGTCGATTCGACCTGCACGCAAGAGAAGATGAGGATAGCGAGCCTGTTATTAAACTATCAAATCGCACCGGTGAAATTGAAATTTATCCTGATAGCTTATTAGTGCATTTCCCGCACAAGGCAACTGAAAGCGCTGAATGGGATATCGCAAATTATGATTTACAGCTCATCGATCTGCAAGGTAAGCGGCGCACATTATTGATGGGAAAAATTAAACTCATTAAAGACCAAACGAGGGTTTAACAATGGATGAGATTGAAATCCCGGCACTCACAATACAGGAGTTTGAGCTTGAATTAATCGGGCAAGAGGGAATGGCTCTGTTGCCAAAAGAAGATGAACAAGAGCAATGTAATATCCCTGATTTATTAACCCTTTATAAACTTTCAAAAATTTAACAACGTAGGAGAAAAAATGAGTCAAAGCACACAAAAATTAGTTTTATTTGCTCAAGCGGTAGGCGCAGATATTAAAGCGCTAACCAAGCGCATTGATGATTTAATCAATCAACCGGCACAGGTTGATTTAACACAAGTGCGAGAGGAAATTACCCAAGCAATTAATGGGCTACGCAATCAATTAGCAGGTGGCGAGTTGGACGAAAGTCTAGACACACTGAAAGAAATTGCGGATAAGCTCAAAGAGGATAGCAACGTAGCGGTGGCAATCACTCAAAAACTCACTGAGTTAAATGGGAAAATCACCGCGTTAGAACAAGAGATAAATCTTGATTTACTCACTACCTATAATCAAGCAAAACAGGAGTTAAAAAATGGCTAAAACCAATAAAAATCAATCAGTAAATGCAATGTTTGCATATAACGTAGCAAAAGATATTGTCAATCTCGAAAATGAGATTAAAAAACTTAAAGGATTACCGGCATCAAATTCGGGCAAGCCTGAAATGTCAGCAACCCCTACAGCGAAAGGTTATATCTTGAATGTTAAATTAAAAGCAGGGATTACGGATAGTCACGCGAACTTTAATCTAAATATCCCAAGCGAATTTATTGGCTTGACTGCCAAAGTTGACGTTTATTCGACATCGAAAATTTATCGTAACGGAGCAACCGAAGAAATTGACCGGAAACTCGGTGACGCCTTTTTTGAACGATTACCAGTAAAATTATCTGAACAAAATCTTATGTTTAACAGCATGAAGGTATCTCGATACGGGCAAGAAAATAACGAAGGCTATTTTGAAGAAAATAGAGTCTTTATCATTTACCCATTAAATGTTATCGGAGATACAATTGAAGTAGAGCCGAGTACGGCATAAGCGGGATAAAGTGCGGTAGTTTTACCGCACTTTTTGTACCTAAAGATTTTCGCCGCGAATCCATTCATCAATTTTATTGGCCCATTGTTGCAACATATCTCTACGTTGTTCGCTATACTCAGCCTTATTATAAACTGCGCGTACTCCCTGTTGTTCGTGTGCAAGACTTTTTTCAATCCAATCAGTATTAAATCCCATTTCGTGAAGTAGGGTAGAGCCAGTTCTACGTAAATCGTGAACGGTAAAATCATCAATTCTCTGCTCGTCTTTATTAATAAACTCAATACACTTTGCAATCACTCTATTTAAAGAGCTGTTGGCTATTGGTTGTCTGCGATTAACTCGCCCCGGTAAAAGATATGGCGAGCCTTCCGAGTAAATTTGAAACGCTACAATCAAATCAAGTGCTTGCTCGGACAAATACACATTGTGAGCACGTTTTGCTTTCATACGCTCTGCTGGGATAGTCCATACTTTATTTTTAAAGTCCACTTCGTCCCACTTAGCATTGATCAGTTCGCCTTTTCGCACCATCGTAAGCAAGATAAATTTCACTGCTTTTTTTAAGGCAAAATCCGATTGTGTTTCTTCAAGTGCGGTAAAAAATAAATGAATTTCTTTTGGTGTTAAAGTGCGCTCTCGTTTTTTGAATGTGGCTATTGATGAATTGGCTATATCATCAGCAGGGTTTGAGAATTTATGCCCACGTTGAGTAGCATAGCGATAGATATTAGCAATTAAATCACGGACAAGGATAGCGGTAGATGGTGCGCCACGCTCTTTGATTTGCTCGCAGTGACGGCGGATTTCATCTGTCGTAATTTCTGTCATTAATCGATTGCCAAATTTCGATTTTATATCACGCTCATAGGTAGCAATACGTAAAGCCTTTGTACTCTCGGCAAGCTGTACATCAGCAAGATACTTTTCAGCGAAAGCAGAAAATCGATCTGCATTGCGGATTAAGTCTTTTTCATTGCGTTTTTCGTTGGCAGGGGAAATACCTTCGCTGACTTTTTTACGAGCCACCATCAGGCGTTCACGCGCTTCAGCAAGATTAATGCCATCAGCACCATATTTGCCTATAGTCAGTGTTTCTCGCCTGCCGTTAATGCGGTAGTCATAGCGAAATGTTATGGTGCCAGCAGTTGATACAGTCACGTAAAGACCGTCACGATCCGCTACTTTATAAAGCTTGTCTTTTGGTTTAAGAGATTTGATTTTCGTATCCGTTAGCATTTTACGTTACTTTTACCGTCGTTAAGTTGACGGTATTTTCGATCTTTTTATCAATAAGAGCAAGGCTATACCGTCAATTTTACCGAAAGAAAAATAAAATAATATGAAATGTCGTGAAATGAAGTGAAATAGAAAAGCCCTGTCATCACAGGGCTTCTGGCTATTTTTGAAGTGAATTGAAATATGATGAAAAGCGGTTTTTTTATTCCCATTCAATCGTTGCCGGGGGTTTGCCCGATACGTCATATACCACACGTGAAATGCCGCTTATTTCATTAATGATACGGTTAGAGATTTTTCCTAACAAGTCATAAGGTAAGTGTGCCCAATGTGCGGTCATAAAATCAATCGTTTCTACGGCACGAAGTGAAACAACCCAGTCGTATTTACGACCATCACCCATCACACCTACAGATTTCACTGGTAAGAATACAGTGAAGGCTTGGCTGACTTTGTAGTACCAATCTGCCTTGTGTAATTCTTCCATAAAGATCGCATCGGCACGGCGGAGTAAGTCACAGTATTCTTTTTTCACTTCACCTAGTACACGAACCCCTAAACCCGGGCCGGGGAATGGATGGCGATTCAGCATTTCAGCCGGTAAACCTAATGCTAAACCGATTTTACGGACCTCATCTTTGAATAATTCACGCAATGGCTCAACTAAACCGAGTTTCATATAATCCGGTAATCCACCGACATTATGGTGAGATTTGATGACGTGGGCTTTGCCTGTTTTGCTGGCGGCAGATTCAATTACATCAGGGTAGATTGTGCCTTGTGCCAACCATTTCACATTCGGATGCTTTTTCGATTCGTCATCGAATACATCCACAAACACTTTACCGATAATTTTACGTTTTGTTTCCGGTTCATTTATGCCGGCGAGTTCGTTTAAGAAACGATCTTCTGCATTGACTCGAGTGATGTTTAGTCCGAATTTATTTCCGAACATTTCCATCACTTGATCACCTTCATTTAAGCGTAACAAGCCGTTATCTACAAATACACAATGTAGGTTTTTACCAATTGCACGGTGTAACAATAAAGCGACTACTGATGAATCTACACCGCCTGATAATCCTAAAATTACTTCATCATCACCCACTTGTGCTTTAATGCGGGCAACGGCATCTTCAATGATGTTTTCTGCGGTCCATTTTGTTTCACAACCACAAATGTTTACCACAAAATTGGTTAATAATTCCAAGCCGCTTTTCGTGTGGGTGACTTCCGGGTGGAACTGCACACCGTAGAAACGGCGATTTTCGTCTGACATTGCCGCAATTGGGCAAGTCGGTGTTACGCCTGTTACTTGGAAACCTTGCGGTAAACGGGTTACTTTGTCTCCGTGGCTCATCCAAACGTCTAATTTAGGCTCGGAAGCCGTCAAGTTATCGTTAAGATTAGCAAAAAGTGCGGTCGAATTTTCTAAAGAAACGGAAGCGTAACCAAATTCTCGGTGATCCGAAGTTTCTGTTAAACCGCCTAATTGCATTGCCATTGTTTGCATTCCGTAGCAGATACCAAGCACAGGCACGCTTGCGTTAAATACATATTCCGGTGCACGTGGGCTATTTGCTGCAGTAGTACTCTCAGGGCCGCCCGAAAGGATAATACCGGTCGGGTTAAATTCACGGATTTGTTCTTCGGTAACGTCCCACGCCCAAAGCTCGCAATAAACCCCGATTTCACGCACACGACGTGCGATAAGTTGGGTATATTGGGAACCGAAGTCGAGGATAAGGATTTTGTGGTTATGGATGTTGTTCATAAAATTCTCTATTAATTAAACTATTTTTTTACTTCTTGGCAGGCTGATACTTCAAGAACTTGTAATCCTTCTTTTTTTTAAATCGCAAATGAACCCTGACGGCAGTTTGCTCCAAAAAGTTCTGCAAATTGTTCTGTCGGTCTACCCTGAGCCATTAAATATAGATTACCGTTTTCATCAGTATGCTGTTTTTTAATAATCCAGTTATTTTTTTGCAATGCTTTTAGCACACTTTCCTGTGATTGACCTTCGTACATATCAGGTACACCACTTGAAGACCAGTCATTAGCACAAGCTGATAGGAAAAGGCCGGTTATGAGGAATGTTAATTTTTTCATAGACTATTTATCCTGAATAAGGCAGTTGAGTTTCTTCAACAATGTAGTAAAACTCAACCGCACTTTAAGAAACTGGAAAAACTCCCACTGTTAACCCATACGATAATTCGGTGCTTCTTTAGTAATCGTCACATCGTGGACGTGCGATTCTTTAATGCCTGCCCCGCTGATGCGTACAAATTCTGCCTTAGTGCGTAAATCTTCAATAGTCGGGCAGCCTGTTAATCCCATACAGGAACGTAAGCCGCCCATTTGTTGGTGAATGATTTCCTTTAAGTAACCTTTGTATGGAATACGTCCTTCAATGCCTTCCGGTACGAGTTTATCGGCGGCGTTATCGGATTGGAAATAGCGATCTGATGAGCCTTTCGCCATTGCGCCAAGTGAACCCATTCCACGGTAAGATTTAAAGGCTCGTCCTTGATAAAGTTCGATTTCACCCGGAGCTTCTTCCGTACCGGCGAACATGGAGCCGACCATCACACAGCTTGCGCCTGCGGCAATGGCTTTGGCAATATCACCGGAAAAACGGATACCGCCGTCCGCAATCACCGGAATGCCACGATCTTTTAATGCTTCTGCAGCATTTGCAATGGCAGTGATTTGCGGTACACCGACACCGGTTACGATACGGGTTGTGCAGATTGAACCTGGGCCGATACCGACTTTCACCGCACTTGCGCCTGCGTCGGCAAGGGCAATTGCACCTTCAGCCGTTGCCACATTACCGGCTACGATTGGTAAGTTCGGATATTTAGCACGGGTTTCACGCACACGTTGTAATACCCCTTCGGAATGACCGTGAGAAGAATCAATTAAAAGAACGTCCACGCCGGCTTTAACCAATGCATCAATACGTTCTTCGTTACCGGGACCTGCGCCTACTGCCGCACCAACGCGTAAACGACCGAATTCATCTTTACAGGCATTAGGTTTTTGCTCGGCTTTTTGGAAATCTTTAACGGTGATCATTCCTTTTAACTTGAAGCTATCATCCAC includes these proteins:
- a CDS encoding tyrosine-type recombinase/integrase is translated as MLTDTKIKSLKPKDKLYKVADRDGLYVTVSTAGTITFRYDYRINGRRETLTIGKYGADGINLAEARERLMVARKKVSEGISPANEKRNEKDLIRNADRFSAFAEKYLADVQLAESTKALRIATYERDIKSKFGNRLMTEITTDEIRRHCEQIKERGAPSTAILVRDLIANIYRYATQRGHKFSNPADDIANSSIATFKKRERTLTPKEIHLFFTALEETQSDFALKKAVKFILLTMVRKGELINAKWDEVDFKNKVWTIPAERMKAKRAHNVYLSEQALDLIVAFQIYSEGSPYLLPGRVNRRQPIANSSLNRVIAKCIEFINKDEQRIDDFTVHDLRRTGSTLLHEMGFNTDWIEKSLAHEQQGVRAVYNKAEYSEQRRDMLQQWANKIDEWIRGENL
- the guaA gene encoding glutamine-hydrolyzing GMP synthase, producing MNNIHNHKILILDFGSQYTQLIARRVREIGVYCELWAWDVTEEQIREFNPTGIILSGGPESTTAANSPRAPEYVFNASVPVLGICYGMQTMAMQLGGLTETSDHREFGYASVSLENSTALFANLNDNLTASEPKLDVWMSHGDKVTRLPQGFQVTGVTPTCPIAAMSDENRRFYGVQFHPEVTHTKSGLELLTNFVVNICGCETKWTAENIIEDAVARIKAQVGDDEVILGLSGGVDSSVVALLLHRAIGKNLHCVFVDNGLLRLNEGDQVMEMFGNKFGLNITRVNAEDRFLNELAGINEPETKRKIIGKVFVDVFDDESKKHPNVKWLAQGTIYPDVIESAASKTGKAHVIKSHHNVGGLPDYMKLGLVEPLRELFKDEVRKIGLALGLPAEMLNRHPFPGPGLGVRVLGEVKKEYCDLLRRADAIFMEELHKADWYYKVSQAFTVFLPVKSVGVMGDGRKYDWVVSLRAVETIDFMTAHWAHLPYDLLGKISNRIINEISGISRVVYDVSGKPPATIEWE
- the guaB gene encoding IMP dehydrogenase, whose translation is MLRIKQEALTFDDVLLVPAHSTVLPNTANLSTQLTKEIRLNIPMLSAAMDTVTETKLAISLAQEGGIGFIHKNMTIERQADRVRKVKKFESGIVSEPVTVSPDLTLKQLAELVKKNGFAGYPVVDNENNLIGIITGRDTRFVRDLNKTVSQVMTKKDLLVTVKEGASRETILGLMHEHRVEKVLMVDDSFKLKGMITVKDFQKAEQKPNACKDEFGRLRVGAAVGAGPGNEERIDALVKAGVDVLLIDSSHGHSEGVLQRVRETRAKYPNLPIVAGNVATAEGAIALADAGASAVKVGIGPGSICTTRIVTGVGVPQITAIANAAEALKDRGIPVIADGGIRFSGDIAKAIAAGASCVMVGSMFAGTEEAPGEIELYQGRAFKSYRGMGSLGAMAKGSSDRYFQSDNAADKLVPEGIEGRIPYKGYLKEIIHQQMGGLRSCMGLTGCPTIEDLRTKAEFVRISGAGIKESHVHDVTITKEAPNYRMG